The window tatatatatatatatatatatatatatatatatatatatatatatatatatatacatatatatatatatatatatacatatataaatatatatatatatatatatatatatatatatatatatatatatatatatatattaatttatatatgtatatatatatattcatatatttatatatatatttatatatatatatatatatatatatatatatatatatatatatatatatataaagatatatatatatatatatatatatatatatatataactatacagatatatatatatatatatatatatatatacatatatataactatacagatatatatatatatatatatatatatatatatatatatacatatatatatatatatatatatatatatatatatatatatatatatatatatatatatatatatatatgtatatgcatatatacatacacacacacacacacacacacattcgagtCAAAATTGTGCTTAAGAAGTTGCATTTACCCCATACTAAGTTCCAAGTAAAGTCTAAAATCACTAGGGCTTCTGTAACCTAAGAACACAGTTGGTGTAACCCTTCAACATGCTTTGCATTTGATAGGTCCCCTTGCTTCTCGCGACAGCTATTGTTTCAGCTGTAATTTCTCTTCAGGGTCGCTCTCATAAATCCAGGTTTCATCAGCGGTTACAGTTCAATGCAGAAAATAATCGGGGTTGCCATTAAACCTGTTCAGAATGTGCAAGGGAAATGTCAGTTCGTATTATGACCAGTTATTTTGCTTAGCAACAGATCGAGCAGAAAGCGTGCTTAGGGGAAGACTTTCTCACAGTATTTTGCAAGCTGTTTTCGTAGTTCTGTCTAGAGTACGAATTATAATATCTACAGTTAGTGTCGGGGTCTGCTTAGGTTAAGTTTTagacaatatataaatgtatatttttaattctCATGTACTCGAAATGCACTTCATCCATCCATAGATCGCTTTGTATAACGGAGAACAATCACCATAACTTTGAGCTTAGAATCGaatatgtctttctttctaaAAACCTAAATTTACCAAAAAAATGTTGAGGGAAGATCAGACTTCAGTCTTCTCCGGTGGCACGGTGTCAAGTGAGCTAAGCTGGCCATTCTCAAATATCAAGGCAAATACGGTATCcttgttcaaacacacacacacacacacacatatatatgtacatatgatttatgtatatatatatatatacatatatatatatatatatatatatatatatatatatatatatatatatatatatatatatatatatattttttttttttttttttttttttttttttttttttttttcggtttaacgtcacgaaaccccctttttggacaagggctaggacgggcctacaccgtgaaaggcaggcaggtattggcagatggagaccgttaccccgagtggatgctcttcctaacctTGGACCGGGGCTGGgaatcgaacccgtgcgcttgcggaccctccggcccacagccgtgcgcgttaccactgtactacggcgcccctatatgtatatatatatatatatatatatatatatatataaatacacacacacacacacacacacacacacacacatacatacgcatgtgtgtgtggatgtgtgcatgtttgtgtgtgtgtgtgtgtgtgtgtgtgtgtgtgtgtgtgtgtgtgtttgtgtgtgtgtgtgtgtgtatgtgtacatgtgtgtacatgtgtgcgtgtgtgcatgtatgtgtgtgtgtgtgtgtgtgtgtgtgtgtgtatgtgtatgtgtgtatgtgtatacatgtacaaatatacatttccgtttatttatatgtatatgcatatatatatatatatatatatatatatatatatatatatatatatatatatatatgcatatatatatatatatatatatatatatatatacacatacatatacatatatacagagagagagagagagataaaagaagaggatctctgtgtttgtttgtgtgtgtgtgtgtgtgtgtgtgtgtgtgtgtgtgtgtgtgtgtgtgtgtgtgtgtgtgtgtgtgtgtgtgtgtgtgtgtgtgtgtgtgtgtgtgtgcatatatatatatatatatatatatatatatatatatatatatatatatatatatatatatatatatatatatatatatatatatacattatgtagagagagagagagagagagagagagagagagagagagagagagagagagagagagagagagagagagagagagagagaggaagaggatctcTGCAAGCGGTTTCCGACGCACATAATTCCACTACAGTCCATTACTTTGTCACCGCGATTAGCCATGCGTCTTATAATCCGTGAAAAACAGCTTGTTTGAGGCTATTCTCCCGAAATATGGCATGCCTCTTTTCAAACCATTAGACATGATAGTTTCGTTTTTTTATAACTAAAAGTAGagaggaggtgagtgagagagagagggagggagtgtgagagagagggagggagtgagagagtgagattgagagtgagaaaaggaaggagggggtaagagggagaaaataagagaaacactTGTGCATGTCCgtatcactatttatctatctctctctttctctctctctctctctatctatctatctatttatctctctctctctctcgctctttctctcccccccaacccccctctctctgtctctctttctttctttctttctttctttctttctctctctctctctctctctctctctctctctctctctctctctctctctctctctctctctctcgctctctctctctcattctctctctctctctctctctctctctctctctctctctctctctctctctctctctctctctctctctctctctcgctctctctctctcattctctctctctctcattctctctctctctttctttctttctttctttctttcttactctctctctcactcacttttgtctttgtattggtctctctctctctctctctctctctctctctctctctctctctctctctctctctctctctctctctctctctctctctctctctctctctctctctctctctctctctttctctctctctcgctctctctctctctcattctctctctctctctcattctctctctttctttctttctttctttctttctttattactctctctctctctctctctctctctctctctctctctctctctctctctctctctctctctctctctcactctctctctctccctccctctcactttctctctctctctctctctctctctctctctctctctctctctctctctctctctctctttctctctttctctctctctctctctctctctctctctctctctctctctctctctctctctctctctctctctctctctctctccctctccctctctctctctctttctctttctctttcttactcactgtttctatctctgtcgctctctctctctccctctctctctttccggtgCACTTACACAAGCACCGAAAGTCAAAGTATATAACCTTTTCCTCCCACTGAGTTTTTGCACGTTTCCAAAGCTTTGTTTTCAAATCTTGAAATCAATTTCATTtctgagagaaaataaataaaaaaaatctaatttcttCAGAGGAAATTCAATAACCTAAAACAGACAACTATGATAAGGATTTCATCGAACtgctaataagaaaataattcttttctttctttactcgtGTTGCTTGCTAATGCTTTCCTGATTAATCTCCTTGGCAAACATCTTTGAGCCTTTTGGGGAAGAGGCATAAGAGGGAAAGGGCAAAAAGGAAAGATTAAAGGTGACGATTTTCATGCTATGTCGCAAGGGAAGTTGTTTATGCTCTTCTGGTTGAACCCTGCGTTTTGAAGCTCTTACGAGATAATaaaagttgatagatagatagatagatagatagataggtagagagagagggagtgagagagagagagagagagagagagagagagagagagagagagagagagagagagagagagagattgagagagggagagagggagagacggagaaagggagcgagagaaagagagagagagagagagagagagagagagagagagagagagagagagagagaaagagagagagagagagggggggggggagagggggggagagagagcgagagagagagaaagagagagagagagacagacagagagagagagagagagagagagagagagagagagagagagagagaaagagagagagagagagagagagagagagagagagagagagagagagagagagagagagagagagaggagagagagagagagagagagagagagagagagagagagagagagagagagacagagacagagacagagacagagagagagagaaagaaagagagagagagagagagagagagagagaagagagaaagagagagagagagagagagagagagagagagagagagagagagagagagagagagagacagagacagagacagagacagagacagagaaagagagagagagagagagagagagagagagagagagagagagagagagagacagagacagagagagagagagagaaagaaagagagagagagagagagagagagagagagagagagagagagagagagagagagagagaaagagagagagagagagagagagagagagagagagagagagagagagagagagagagagagagagagagagaaagcttcgAAAAATAGAAATTGAGAAATTTAGTACAAATAAGATTATTTCTCAATTTATCTTTCCGAATTGCAGTAAAATTCATAGTTTTATTGAAAGACAATGAACAGCGGAATAGCAAATTTGCAACGCAGCAACATAACTGACAAGAAGTTTTTAAAGAAGAATCTgctcagataaaaagaaaagaaaagaaaaaaagtgtgttgTCACGGATATCTTGGCAACTGTCCAGCGCATGTGAGGAAGACGACGTTGCAAGACTTTGATCGTCCATAAGGGTCGACAGAGAGCATTATCTGCCTTGAAAAGCACCTTTGAGGCTTCGGAAACTTCGTGATGACGCCAAccctcatttttattttatgtttttctctctctttatttttcaaaaGCACATGAGGCCTCTGTGTACATGCGTGcaaccacacgcacacgtatatccacattatatatatatatatatatatatatatatatatatatatatatatatatatgtgtgtgtgtgtgtgtgtgtgtgtgtgtgtgtgtatgtatatatacatatatatatatatatatatatatatatatatatatatatatatatataaacacacacacacacacacacacacacacacacacacacacacacacacacacacacatatatatatatatatatatatatatatatatatacacatatatatatatacacactcatctacacaGTGATGAAATATTCCTAAAAGAACCGGCTCCCCACCTGGTCCCCGTGGGCGTCGGCACGCAATGGCCGCCGTTGAGGCACGTGTCGGCCGAGCAGACGGTGTCGTCGGCGGGCGCGAACCTGGCGCACCCGCAGCCGCTGTGCACGCCCACCCAGGGACCCACGACGGCCGAGGTGTTGGCGTCCACGACCGAGAATCCGTTGGTGACGGAGGCCTGGGCGGCGCACCCCTCCAGGCAGCCCAGGTCCTCTTGGGCGGCCTCCTCGCACGTCCCCACGCCCACGTCGGTGATGCTCACGCCTATGGTGTGCTCCAGCTGCAGAGAAGTGCATTTGGGATCGATAATTATATAtgatgttaaaagaaaaaaacaaaagcacaagaaaaaagaacgttagaaaaataatcgaaaaaaaaatcaatatatgaatataaaaaaacatcaaaaaggaataaaaaaaagtcagtttATAtagcaagaaacaagaaaataaagattacAAAATTAATTAACATGGTTATTAAATCCATGGGGCGGGAAAGAGGATGTCGAATCAGCGAGGATGATAATTACGCAACTATAAGTTCTTGGGTTTTATAAACGgaatcacatatattcatatatgttgatATGAAAAAGTGGAATCgaaataaaatatcataataGCAATCAAAGTTATTCTTAGGAACTATATTTGCAATTcataatgctaatatatatatatatatatatatatatacatatacatatatatatatatatatatatatatatatatacatatatatatatatatatatatatatatatatatatatatatttatatttatatatatatatatatatatatacatatatatatatatatatatatatatatatatatatatttatatatatatatatatatatatatatatatatatatatatatatatatatatatatatacacatatagatatatatatatacgtttatatacatatatatatatatatatatatatatatatatatatatatacatatatatttatatatatttatatatatatttatatatatatatatatatatatatatatatatatattcatatatatatatatatatatatatatatatatatatatatatatatatatatattcatatatatatatatatatatatatatatatatatatatatatatatataaacataaacataataataatattaataaaaataagaattaactgataataacaataataacaataacaatataataataataattataataattataataataataataatagtaataataataatgataaacaattatgaatgtaatagtaacaatggtagtactaatcataacaacaataacaccaagagtaacaataataaataacactaacaataaaaaactaaacaataaaactaatactacGCCTCCTTACCTCGTCCTTTCGATGCAGCAGGACGTGATCCAGATTACTGACTCCGGGCGACGTCAGCCACACGCGAGTAGAAGGCGCTGACGGGCCATCCACTTTCTGGACTGACACCGCCTGCACGCCCTCGCTGCTGCCTTCCACCCACGCGCGTGCGGACAGGACAAGGCGGTCGAGGATGGACGAGGCTCCCTGTGgggtgtggaagggggagggggaggagtggggagggggttgggaggggttaGCGCGAGGTAATGCTGtggttgtctgtatgtatgtaatgataatgttttctttcaaaatatacaaattattatgTTCATGTAAATACGGaggccacatacatacatacatacatacatacatatatatatatatatatatatatatatatatatatatatatatatatatatatatacacacacacaaacacatacacgcacgtatacgtatacatacactccctgtctctctctcactctctctctttctctgtctctctccacttgcttagtcttctctcttttatcttttatatttttttatatcttctctttcatatccctcctctttcccctccctccctccctaccactcctcctttcctcaccttaTGATCTTCCCTGACCACGTAGTAAGGGTCAGCGGCCAGCGTCAGCGGCGTGGCTGCGCTGACGACCTGCTGACTAAGCGACTTGACCTTCACCGTCACATTAGCGTTGACCCCGGTTTGACCTTGGCTCGCGTCGTTGACCTTGAATCCGAGTTCGTAcctgagggaagaaggagaaagcatGTGATATAATGGGTCAAAATGTTTTCAGTATATATAGTTCGTGGGAGATCGACCAGATGATACATGcagatctgtatgtatgtatgtatgtatatgtgtgtgtatgtatatatatatatatatatatatatatatatatatatatacatatatatatatatatatatacagatagatagataaatggatatagacacacatacacaaacatatatgtatatataaacatatatattaatttatctataatgtgtatttaagtgttataaagaaaacgacaataaggtttttttttcagattgacTAATGAGCCTCATGCTAATCAAATTGACCCTACAAGTGAATTCAACACACAGCAACATGACGAACACAGACAGTAAACATCATAAAGAGTGAAGCTAGAAACTGATAAGGAATTACATCTTTTCAAATTGACATTAAAATCCCGATCTGAAGCAAAATGgcaaaaacatatgcatatcaaacctttgtgatataaaaaaaaagaaagttgatgTTCATACTACTCGAGATGGAAAACCAAAGGAAATAAAGCTAAAGATAATAATTGCACAGAATAATGAAAATGCGTCTTACACAAAAGAACTTTCTGGTCCATTAAAGAAATTATAGTATGTATGAGTATCACTAAAACGATGAAAGGAAAAGTCGTAGAGATACTCATAAAATAGACATAAAATGCACAGACTTCGGAAAAGAATTTTACGTAATGAGACGAGGCATTTTATTACGAGCGGGATATTATTGTACTCTAACTATAACTACCtgataatgcaaataaatgtgctaataTTAATTGGCTTTCGAGAAGTCCTTAGGATAAATTCAGTACGTGAGATATGTTGATGGAAAATAAGACGTATTTTACAAAAACGCACTCATCtaagtgtatttataaataagagAAATCACTACAGTAGCAATATATTTAATTGTTGCAGGCATATTATTTCTAAGAAGTTTAatcagaggcacacacacactcacactcatacacacacacacacacacacacacacacacacacactcacacacacacacacacaaacacactcacacacacacacactcatacgcacacactcacactcacactcacacacacacaaacacaaacacaaacacaaacacacacacacacacacacacacacacatacacacacacacacacacacacacacacacacacacacacacacacacacacatacatacatacagtgaatGCACATAATGACATCTATCAGACAGTTGCAGCTCCAAAACCATATAATCCATATTGAACCCATACAGCGTCAGTTAGATCATTAATCTTTGAGCTATCACTTATGACTCATACAGCACTAACACACTGCATATCCATTAATGTAAGATGAGTGCTTACAATCCACATTAATACATAGTTAACTCCTATCTACTTCCTCATGGATACCAATACACCAATACTTCATAGATCAATGAAGACCAATACTGGAACGTGCATCAATTGCAGCGCATCCGGGGACGTATTTAGCGAGTAAGGAAGAGGATGTTCACGGTCAACATATGCCTGAGTGGTGGAGAGAGCCAGCATGTCCTTCCTTTGCCGAGCTGGAATATCCTCAAAGCACAGATAAGATCTATTATTTGCATCTCTGCCGTTTGATAGCATGTTCGCATGTAGTGGAGAttgattatttcttgttattcctatatacttgtatatataatgaagT of the Penaeus chinensis breed Huanghai No. 1 chromosome 27, ASM1920278v2, whole genome shotgun sequence genome contains:
- the LOC125039367 gene encoding putative neural-cadherin 2, with product MIKVSLHTLLHRITRSPGCLVAGGDEGRGVGIVSTRMPLDREERRALLVPLVVGDAASPALSATVTLTLHVADLNDNPMAPAAKTIVVHTVQPQTSQVPLGRVYVKDPDDWDAASKTYAWRTTHANFILNKTTGDLAMKPGTPDGRYELGFKVNDASQGQTGVNANVTVKVKSLSQQVVSAATPLTLAADPYYVVREDHKGASSILDRLVLSARAWVEGSSEGVQAVSVQKVDGPSAPSTRVWLTSPGVSNLDHVLLHRKDELEHTIGVSITDVGVGTCEEAAQEDLGCLEGCAAQASVTNGFSVVDANTSAVVGPWVGVHSGCGCARFAPADDTVCSADTCLNGGHCVPTPTGTREITAETIAVARSKGTYQMQSMLKGYTNCVLRLQKP